In a genomic window of bacterium:
- the accB gene encoding acetyl-CoA carboxylase biotin carboxyl carrier protein: MSQERRLDLEEIRALIRLATEADITELDVDAPHVKVRIKKATRNSADRTAVEIPHPDGARAEPHGRLVPIIAPMVGTFYRSPKPDAPAFVNEGDQVRVGQTVCVLEAMKLFNEITSEVDGRIAQVLVDNGAPVEYGQPLFLVEPA, from the coding sequence ATGAGCCAAGAGCGGAGGCTGGACCTCGAGGAGATCCGGGCGTTGATCCGACTCGCGACGGAAGCCGACATCACCGAGCTCGACGTCGACGCCCCACACGTCAAGGTGCGGATCAAGAAGGCCACCCGAAACTCGGCGGACCGGACGGCGGTTGAGATCCCCCATCCGGACGGCGCGCGCGCCGAGCCCCACGGCCGCCTCGTGCCGATCATCGCGCCGATGGTCGGGACGTTCTACCGGTCCCCTAAACCCGATGCCCCCGCCTTCGTCAACGAGGGCGACCAGGTCCGCGTCGGACAGACCGTATGCGTCCTCGAGGCGATGAAGTTGTTCAATGAGATCACGAGCGAGGTCGACGGTCGCATCGCCCAGGTGCTCGTCGACAACGGCGCGCCCGTTGAGTACGGGCAACCCTTGTTCCTTGTCGAACCCGCCTAA
- a CDS encoding trypsin-like peptidase domain-containing protein, protein MAMQTPSAPPRRRGPGYLAGTLAILVVVAVGALLGTLVLPQYLGLHPVFSAQPVRSAPAPAAPLTPAPPVSVSGTVRVAPEESVIINVVKQVRPAVVNIDTESQVQTMYGVFPQQGAGSGVIVRPDGYIVTNNHVVQGATTIKVTLIGGKTLTGRIVGRDPLADLAVIKVDSKDPLPAARLDSSSGLQVGQLAIAIGNPFALGSTVTTGVVSALDRNIQLPNIAVENLIQTSAAINPGNSGGALVDSSGGVIGINTAIIPSAQGIGFAIPSDVVRVEMEQLIANGRVIRPRVGVVYGGEVDPQSARAYNLGTDHGVIVREVEPGGPAARAGIQPGDIVTAVNGTRIESWNDFVRDAVVTKKVGETIKLTVVRDRTARTMSVVLTERPAESR, encoded by the coding sequence ATGGCTATGCAGACACCGAGCGCGCCGCCGCGCCGCCGCGGTCCAGGGTACCTCGCCGGGACACTCGCGATTTTGGTGGTCGTGGCGGTCGGAGCCCTGCTCGGCACCCTCGTGCTGCCTCAATATCTGGGGCTGCATCCGGTCTTTTCGGCGCAGCCGGTCCGGTCCGCACCGGCGCCCGCCGCGCCGTTGACCCCCGCGCCGCCCGTGTCCGTGAGCGGGACGGTGCGCGTCGCGCCCGAGGAGTCGGTGATCATCAACGTGGTCAAGCAAGTCCGCCCGGCCGTCGTCAACATCGATACGGAGTCGCAGGTCCAGACGATGTACGGGGTGTTCCCTCAGCAGGGCGCGGGATCCGGCGTGATCGTCCGCCCGGATGGCTACATCGTCACAAACAACCACGTCGTGCAGGGCGCGACGACGATCAAGGTGACGCTGATCGGGGGCAAGACGCTGACCGGCCGGATCGTCGGGCGCGACCCGCTGGCCGACCTGGCCGTCATCAAGGTGGACTCCAAAGATCCGCTCCCGGCGGCGCGGTTGGACAGCAGTAGCGGCCTGCAGGTCGGGCAACTGGCCATCGCCATCGGCAACCCGTTTGCGCTGGGGAGCACGGTGACCACGGGGGTGGTCAGCGCGCTCGACCGGAACATCCAGCTTCCGAACATCGCCGTGGAGAACTTGATCCAGACCTCCGCGGCGATCAACCCGGGCAACAGCGGCGGCGCCCTCGTCGACAGTTCGGGAGGGGTGATCGGGATCAACACGGCGATCATTCCGAGCGCACAGGGCATCGGGTTTGCGATTCCCAGCGACGTGGTCCGAGTCGAGATGGAGCAACTCATCGCCAACGGCCGTGTCATTCGGCCCAGGGTCGGGGTCGTCTATGGCGGTGAGGTGGATCCGCAGTCCGCGCGCGCGTACAATCTCGGGACCGACCACGGGGTCATCGTGCGGGAGGTCGAGCCCGGGGGACCGGCCGCGCGCGCCGGGATTCAGCCGGGTGACATCGTCACCGCGGTCAACGGGACGAGGATCGAAAGCTGGAACGATTTCGTCCGAGACGCCGTCGTCACGAAGAAGGTGGGGGAGACGATCAAACTGACCGTCGTGCGAGACCGCACGGCGCGCACGATGTCCGTGGTGCTGACCGAACGTCCGGCAGAGTCCCGCTAG
- the argS gene encoding arginine--tRNA ligase, giving the protein MLTQELGAAIAQAAERAVASGALPSSVWPLPSFEVEPPRDPRHGDFAANLALVVSRAAGRPPREVGEVILRHLQVPSALIAKADLAGPGFLNLTLTPAYLHGWLRRVQVEDRRFGHADVGAGRRVLVEYVSANPSGPLHVGSGRNGAVGETIARLLEALGYGVSREYYINDYGNQMETLARSVEARYLEALDRAAAFPEDGYRGEYVGEIARRIAAEHGSALADADEGTRLSQIQEIALRAMLDDIRVTLEAFGITFDTWFSERTLHESGAVRRTLEELRQRDLVYEQDGALWFRATRFGDDKDRVLVRSDGRPTYFASDIPYHLDKYARGFDHLIDVLGVDHIGDLARVRGGLQALGKDPATIEFVIHQHVRLRNEGEVVRMSKRSGDFVTLRNLLEAVGRDAARFFFIMTSPGAPMDFDLALAQRKSVDNPVYYVQYAHARICSILREAERAGIALPRAEETDLTPLASAEEWVLAKRVVTFPEVVYAAGTKREPQRLCAYARELAEALHVFYTQCRVLTDDPRLSAARLVLVDATGRVLRSALDLAGVTAVERM; this is encoded by the coding sequence GTGCTCACCCAGGAACTCGGAGCGGCGATCGCCCAGGCCGCGGAACGCGCCGTCGCCTCGGGAGCGTTGCCGTCCTCGGTGTGGCCGCTGCCGTCCTTTGAGGTCGAGCCTCCGCGCGATCCTCGTCACGGTGATTTCGCCGCCAACCTCGCGCTCGTCGTCTCCCGGGCCGCGGGCCGCCCGCCCCGCGAAGTCGGCGAAGTGATCCTCCGTCACCTCCAGGTCCCCTCAGCGCTCATCGCCAAAGCCGATCTGGCCGGACCCGGGTTTCTCAACCTGACGCTGACGCCGGCCTACCTTCATGGGTGGCTCCGGCGGGTCCAGGTCGAAGACCGGCGGTTCGGGCACGCCGACGTGGGCGCGGGCCGCCGCGTGCTCGTCGAGTACGTGAGCGCGAACCCTTCCGGGCCGCTGCACGTCGGATCGGGGCGGAACGGCGCGGTCGGGGAGACAATTGCCCGCCTGCTCGAAGCCTTGGGCTACGGCGTGTCCCGCGAGTACTACATCAACGATTACGGAAACCAGATGGAGACGCTCGCCCGGTCGGTCGAGGCCAGGTACCTCGAGGCGCTCGACCGCGCCGCCGCGTTTCCCGAGGATGGATATCGCGGCGAATACGTGGGCGAGATCGCGCGGCGGATCGCGGCCGAGCACGGGTCCGCGCTGGCCGATGCGGACGAGGGGACACGCCTCTCGCAGATTCAAGAGATCGCGCTCCGGGCGATGCTGGACGACATCCGGGTCACGCTCGAGGCGTTCGGCATCACCTTCGATACCTGGTTCAGCGAGCGCACGCTGCACGAGAGCGGCGCGGTCCGGCGAACGCTGGAGGAGCTACGCCAGCGCGATCTCGTCTACGAGCAGGACGGCGCGCTGTGGTTTCGGGCCACCCGGTTTGGGGACGACAAAGACCGCGTGCTCGTGCGGAGCGACGGCCGGCCGACGTACTTCGCGTCCGACATTCCCTACCATCTCGACAAGTACGCTCGCGGGTTCGATCATCTCATCGACGTGTTGGGCGTGGACCACATCGGGGACTTGGCGCGCGTGCGCGGGGGGCTGCAGGCGCTCGGCAAAGACCCGGCCACAATCGAGTTCGTGATCCATCAGCACGTCCGCCTGCGAAACGAGGGCGAGGTCGTGCGGATGAGCAAGCGCAGCGGGGACTTTGTGACGCTGCGGAATCTGCTCGAGGCGGTAGGGCGCGACGCCGCCCGATTCTTCTTTATCATGACCAGCCCCGGCGCGCCGATGGATTTCGACCTCGCGCTCGCCCAGCGCAAGTCGGTCGACAACCCCGTCTACTACGTGCAGTATGCGCACGCCCGCATCTGCAGCATATTGCGCGAGGCCGAGCGGGCCGGCATCGCCCTGCCTCGTGCGGAGGAGACCGATTTGACCCCGCTGGCATCGGCGGAAGAGTGGGTGCTGGCCAAGCGCGTCGTGACCTTCCCGGAGGTCGTCTACGCGGCCGGCACCAAACGCGAGCCGCAACGTCTCTGCGCGTATGCACGCGAGCTGGCCGAGGCGTTGCATGTCTTCTACACGCAATGCCGGGTGCTCACGGACGACCCGCGGCTCTCGGCCGCCCGGCTGGTGCTGGTGGATGCGACGGGGAGAGTGCTGCGGAGCGCGCTGGACCTCGCCGGGGTGACGGCGGTGGAGCGCATGTGA
- a CDS encoding acetyl-CoA carboxylase carboxyltransferase subunit alpha: MAVPSDLAGPAFTSEAAGERLERELEGVEREIAELKRITQSNQGLDLTRQIGVLEQRAEALGDAIARDPTPWQTVQIARHPERPKIGDYMAGLTTDFVELHGDRVFRDDPAIVGGLGDVDGRTTAVIGHAKGRDTRENIARNFGMPNPEGYRKAVRIMHLAAKLRAPVVTLIDTPGAFPGREAEERGQSEAIATALIEMARLRTPTIAVITGEGGSGGALAIGVGDIVLMLERAVYSVISPEGCAAILWRDGSRSREAARALRLTARDLVGFGIVDEIVPEPDGGAHRHPDQAVAAVASAIRRHLITLAARPVETLLRTRYEKYRRIGRLRDLSQVSDQSPREHHTPG, from the coding sequence ATGGCCGTCCCCTCTGACCTGGCCGGCCCGGCGTTCACGAGCGAGGCGGCCGGCGAGCGCCTCGAGCGCGAGCTCGAGGGCGTCGAGCGCGAGATCGCTGAACTCAAACGCATCACGCAGAGCAACCAGGGGCTCGACCTCACCCGCCAGATCGGCGTCCTTGAGCAGCGTGCGGAGGCGCTGGGGGACGCCATCGCCCGCGACCCCACACCCTGGCAGACCGTCCAGATCGCCCGCCACCCGGAGCGGCCGAAGATCGGCGACTACATGGCCGGGCTCACGACCGACTTTGTCGAGCTCCACGGCGACCGGGTCTTCCGCGACGACCCGGCGATCGTGGGCGGGCTGGGCGACGTCGACGGACGCACCACGGCGGTGATCGGTCACGCCAAGGGCCGCGACACGCGGGAAAACATCGCCCGGAACTTCGGGATGCCGAACCCGGAAGGGTACCGGAAGGCCGTGCGCATCATGCACCTGGCCGCGAAACTCCGCGCGCCGGTCGTCACGCTGATCGACACCCCAGGCGCGTTCCCTGGGAGAGAAGCCGAGGAACGGGGGCAAAGCGAGGCGATCGCTACTGCACTCATCGAGATGGCGCGGCTTCGTACCCCGACCATCGCGGTGATCACCGGCGAAGGCGGCAGCGGCGGGGCGCTCGCCATTGGCGTGGGGGATATCGTCCTCATGCTGGAGCGAGCCGTGTACTCTGTGATCTCCCCGGAGGGCTGCGCGGCGATCCTGTGGCGGGACGGCTCGCGAAGCCGGGAAGCCGCCCGAGCCCTCCGCCTGACCGCGCGCGACCTCGTCGGGTTCGGCATCGTCGACGAGATCGTCCCGGAACCCGATGGAGGCGCCCACCGGCACCCCGACCAGGCAGTGGCCGCCGTCGCGTCCGCGATCCGCCGGCATCTGATCACGCTGGCCGCCCGGCCGGTGGAGACGCTGCTCCGCACGCGGTACGAGAAGTACCGTCGGATCGGCCGTCTCCGCGACCTCAGCCAGGTTTCGGACCAGTCCCCACGCGAGCACCACACGCCCGGGTAG
- the glpX gene encoding class II fructose-bisphosphatase produces MERTLALEIVKVTEAAAIAAARHMGEGNTEQTDKAAVAAMRASLAELPIHGRIVIGEGERDEAPLLFIGEEVGSGAGLAVDVAVDSLEGTNLVAKGLPNAIAILAVTEKGGILHAPDIYMEKLVVPPQAAGKVDLRWPPERNLEVLAASLARQISDITVVILDRPRHADLIAAVRKAGARIKLISDGDVAPAISAAVSGPGVNAVMGIGGAPEGVLTAAALRCLGGEIQGRFWYRNDGERLRAKEMGISDPDRVYRTEDLVRGKDLVFAATGITDGDLFRGVRLFGGGVRTHSIVMTASAHQIRFVDAIHIHDMPRVGVVRL; encoded by the coding sequence ATGGAACGCACCCTCGCGCTCGAGATCGTGAAGGTGACTGAGGCCGCGGCGATCGCCGCGGCCCGTCATATGGGAGAGGGGAATACCGAGCAGACGGATAAGGCGGCTGTCGCGGCGATGCGCGCCTCCCTGGCCGAGTTGCCGATCCACGGCCGGATCGTGATCGGCGAGGGGGAGCGCGACGAGGCTCCCCTGCTCTTCATCGGCGAGGAGGTCGGCTCCGGCGCCGGGTTGGCCGTCGATGTCGCCGTCGATTCGCTCGAGGGGACGAACCTCGTGGCCAAAGGCCTCCCCAACGCGATCGCGATTCTCGCGGTGACGGAGAAGGGCGGTATCCTGCACGCGCCCGATATTTATATGGAGAAGCTTGTGGTGCCCCCGCAGGCGGCCGGGAAAGTCGATCTCCGGTGGCCGCCCGAGCGCAACCTCGAGGTGCTGGCGGCCTCGCTAGCGCGCCAGATCTCCGACATCACCGTCGTCATCCTGGACCGGCCGCGGCACGCCGATCTCATCGCGGCGGTCCGCAAGGCGGGCGCGCGCATCAAGCTGATTTCCGACGGGGACGTCGCCCCGGCCATCTCCGCGGCGGTCTCGGGGCCCGGCGTGAACGCCGTGATGGGGATCGGCGGGGCCCCGGAAGGCGTACTCACGGCCGCGGCGCTCCGCTGCCTCGGGGGCGAGATCCAGGGTCGATTCTGGTATCGCAACGATGGGGAGCGCCTGCGCGCGAAGGAGATGGGCATCAGCGATCCCGATCGTGTCTACCGGACGGAGGATCTCGTCCGCGGCAAAGACCTCGTCTTCGCCGCCACGGGCATCACCGATGGCGACTTGTTCCGCGGCGTGCGGCTCTTCGGCGGCGGGGTCCGGACGCACTCCATCGTCATGACGGCGTCTGCGCACCAGATCCGGTTCGTGGATGCGATCCACATCCACGACATGCCGCGGGTCGGCGTCGTCAGACTCTAA
- the accD gene encoding acetyl-CoA carboxylase, carboxyltransferase subunit beta, producing the protein MDRLPHEDAYGIIGAIESPRLREWSVPSVLNWIRRPKYASVERRDVPAGLWTKCPRCAALVYRKELERNFRVCPRCSYHHRLSAADRLAMVLDEGTFVEHDEGLVPEDPLEFIDERPYPARIDDAQRRTGLPEAIITGTGAIEGRRAVVGAMEFGFLGGSMGAVVGEKVARSAERAASLGNPLIIFSASGGARMQEGALSLLQMAKTSVALGRLSDAGVPFISVLCDPTTGGVAASFAFQGDVILAEPGALIGFAGRRVIAQTIKQKLPEGFQTAEFLLEHGLIDAIVLRGDLRPSLGRFLRLFGAPEAPAPEAVLPQSPSAVATDNGRPL; encoded by the coding sequence ATGGATCGTTTGCCGCACGAGGACGCCTACGGTATAATCGGTGCGATTGAGTCTCCGCGGCTGCGAGAATGGAGCGTCCCTTCGGTGCTGAACTGGATCCGACGGCCGAAGTATGCTTCCGTGGAACGCCGGGACGTCCCGGCCGGGCTGTGGACCAAGTGTCCCCGGTGCGCCGCCCTCGTCTACCGCAAGGAACTCGAACGCAACTTCCGGGTGTGTCCCCGCTGCAGCTACCACCACCGGCTCTCTGCCGCCGACCGTCTGGCGATGGTCCTCGATGAGGGGACCTTCGTGGAGCACGACGAAGGGCTCGTCCCGGAGGATCCACTGGAGTTCATCGACGAGAGGCCCTACCCTGCCCGGATCGACGACGCCCAGCGCCGAACCGGGTTGCCCGAAGCCATCATCACCGGAACCGGCGCGATCGAGGGCCGGCGGGCGGTGGTGGGAGCGATGGAGTTCGGATTCCTCGGGGGCAGCATGGGCGCGGTCGTGGGAGAGAAGGTGGCCCGCAGCGCCGAACGGGCGGCGTCGCTCGGAAACCCGCTCATCATCTTCTCAGCGTCCGGGGGCGCACGGATGCAGGAAGGCGCGCTCTCGTTGCTGCAGATGGCCAAGACGAGCGTCGCGCTCGGCCGGCTGTCGGACGCCGGGGTGCCGTTCATCTCCGTCCTGTGTGACCCCACAACGGGCGGGGTGGCGGCGAGCTTCGCCTTCCAGGGCGATGTCATCCTGGCCGAGCCGGGAGCGCTGATCGGTTTCGCCGGGCGCCGCGTGATCGCACAGACCATCAAGCAGAAACTGCCGGAGGGGTTCCAAACCGCGGAGTTCCTGCTCGAGCACGGCTTGATCGATGCGATCGTGCTGAGGGGCGACCTCCGCCCCTCGCTCGGACGGTTCCTCCGGTTGTTCGGAGCCCCGGAGGCCCCCGCACCGGAGGCCGTCCTGCCCCAATCTCCGAGCGCCGTCGCCACCGATAATGGCCGTCCCCTCTGA
- a CDS encoding EamA family transporter, translated as MRGNIRGGDRPTRAHAGRAAAAGAIPPQAFFLVSALFHYLGPSFAVLLFRHIAVFGVVWLRIASAGAIFVMWRRPWRFWHRLQPPQRQTLMALGAVLAGMNTCFYLAIDRLPLGTVGAIEFLGPIGLAAAGARTGRNLVALALAAGGVYLLADIRIAGEPFGFVFAFANCALFVMYVILGHRLAQDGGTAGIDRLGAAMLIALVASTPFGLVDAVPAFLHPPLLLAGIGVGVSSSVIPYVCDQLAMSRLPRATFALMLALLPATATAVGVLVLRQFPTAIELVGVVLVVAGVAVHRSPS; from the coding sequence GTGAGGGGAAACATCCGGGGCGGCGACCGGCCAACGCGGGCGCACGCAGGGCGCGCTGCCGCGGCGGGCGCCATCCCGCCCCAGGCATTCTTTCTGGTGAGCGCCTTGTTCCATTATCTGGGGCCATCGTTCGCGGTGCTGCTGTTCCGCCACATCGCCGTGTTCGGCGTCGTCTGGCTGCGGATCGCCAGCGCAGGGGCGATTTTTGTGATGTGGCGGCGGCCGTGGCGGTTCTGGCACCGGCTTCAGCCGCCACAGCGGCAGACGCTGATGGCCCTGGGTGCCGTCCTCGCCGGCATGAACACGTGTTTTTACCTGGCCATTGATCGGCTGCCGCTCGGGACGGTCGGGGCCATCGAGTTCCTCGGCCCGATCGGCCTTGCGGCCGCGGGCGCCCGGACCGGCCGCAACCTCGTCGCGCTGGCCCTTGCCGCGGGCGGTGTATACCTGCTCGCGGATATCCGCATCGCCGGTGAGCCGTTCGGTTTCGTGTTTGCCTTCGCCAACTGCGCCTTGTTCGTCATGTATGTCATCCTCGGTCACCGGCTGGCCCAGGACGGCGGCACTGCTGGGATCGACCGGCTTGGCGCGGCGATGCTCATCGCCCTGGTGGCCAGCACGCCCTTCGGCCTCGTCGACGCTGTGCCCGCATTCCTGCACCCCCCGCTGCTCCTGGCCGGCATCGGGGTTGGGGTTAGCTCCTCCGTAATTCCCTACGTGTGTGACCAGCTGGCGATGTCTCGGCTGCCGCGCGCGACGTTCGCCCTCATGCTCGCACTCCTCCCGGCCACCGCGACTGCCGTTGGGGTCCTCGTGCTCCGCCAGTTCCCCACTGCGATCGAGCTTGTCGGCGTGGTGCTTGTCGTGGCCGGCGTCGCCGTACACAGAAGTCCCTCATAA
- the accC gene encoding acetyl-CoA carboxylase biotin carboxylase subunit, with the protein MFSKVLIANRGEIAVRVIRACRELGVRTAAVYSDADRGSLHVRLADEAFCIGPAPARDSYLNIPSIMSTAELLGVDAIHPGYGFLAENPHFAEVCRDIGITFIGPSPEAIGKMGDKSAARAMVRKAGVEIVPGSDGPVRDEGEATVAARHLGYPLIIKAAGGGGGRGMRVVHNRDDLRRGLNEAHAEAEAAFGNGEVYIEKYLEEPRHIEVQILADHRGTISTLGERDCSVQRRHQKLIEESPSPGVTSKLRRALARAAARVAEAVAYTNAGTVEFLVDQSERFYFVEMNTRIQVEHGVTEMVTGVDLVKEQIRIAAGERLTIPREVEARGHAIECRVNAEDPARGFLPSPGLITAFVPPGGPGIRVDTHAFAGYAVPPHYDSLIAKVIAWGQHRDEAIVRMQRALGEFEIAGIQTTIPFHQEALDNAFFRRGEVYVNFVQRRIDLSALRA; encoded by the coding sequence ATGTTTTCCAAAGTACTCATCGCGAACCGAGGGGAGATCGCGGTCAGGGTCATCCGCGCCTGCCGCGAATTAGGCGTGCGAACCGCGGCCGTATACTCGGACGCCGACCGCGGATCGCTGCACGTCCGGCTCGCCGATGAAGCCTTCTGCATCGGGCCCGCGCCCGCCCGGGACAGCTACCTCAACATCCCCAGCATCATGAGCACGGCCGAACTGCTGGGCGTCGACGCGATCCATCCCGGGTACGGTTTCCTCGCGGAGAACCCTCACTTCGCAGAAGTCTGCCGCGACATCGGGATTACGTTCATCGGGCCGTCACCCGAGGCGATCGGGAAAATGGGCGATAAATCGGCCGCGCGGGCGATGGTCCGCAAAGCCGGTGTGGAGATCGTGCCGGGCAGCGACGGCCCCGTCCGCGACGAGGGGGAGGCGACCGTCGCCGCCAGACACCTCGGTTATCCGCTCATCATCAAGGCGGCGGGCGGCGGTGGCGGCAGGGGAATGCGGGTGGTGCACAACCGCGACGACTTGCGCCGGGGACTTAACGAAGCCCACGCGGAAGCCGAGGCGGCGTTCGGGAACGGCGAGGTCTACATCGAGAAGTATCTCGAAGAGCCGCGCCACATCGAAGTGCAGATCCTCGCCGACCACCGCGGCACCATCTCGACGCTGGGCGAGCGCGACTGCTCCGTGCAGCGCCGGCATCAGAAACTCATCGAGGAGTCGCCGTCCCCGGGCGTCACGTCCAAACTGCGCCGGGCGCTGGCCCGGGCGGCCGCCCGTGTCGCAGAGGCGGTCGCGTACACGAACGCGGGAACGGTCGAGTTCCTCGTGGACCAGAGCGAGCGGTTCTATTTCGTTGAGATGAACACGCGGATCCAGGTTGAGCACGGCGTCACCGAAATGGTCACCGGGGTCGACCTGGTGAAAGAGCAGATCCGGATCGCCGCGGGGGAGCGCCTCACGATCCCCCGCGAGGTCGAGGCGCGGGGGCATGCCATCGAGTGCCGCGTAAACGCCGAGGATCCGGCGCGGGGATTTTTGCCCAGCCCGGGGCTGATCACGGCATTCGTCCCGCCCGGCGGACCCGGGATCCGCGTGGACACCCACGCCTTCGCCGGCTACGCCGTCCCTCCGCATTACGATTCCCTCATCGCTAAGGTCATCGCCTGGGGGCAGCATCGCGACGAAGCGATCGTCCGGATGCAGCGGGCGCTCGGCGAGTTTGAAATCGCCGGGATCCAGACAACGATCCCGTTCCATCAAGAAGCGCTCGACAACGCGTTCTTCAGGCGCGGCGAAGTGTACGTCAACTTCGTGCAGCGCCGCATAGACCTGAGCGCGCTCCGGGCCTAG
- a CDS encoding S-layer homology domain-containing protein produces the protein MRGRTLAALAWILAAALAVVAVPVQAAVFSDIQGDPNQRGIEKLAITGIVSGFPDGTFKPSQPITRLGAVAALARGLDVKGTGSIPQYKDISEIPDDVRPAIAALLNTGAVSQQKAELKKGSIVYQLATDKAVYGTEDPVDLTLTVTNTGADDAKFLFPTTQQYDFIVRRGDALIAKWSLGQTFIQGGLDLILAAGKSFTFNTRWLQKDQDNHFVGPGPYEIVGMFTAKDNPVTVALQFQKGLLSTFPDNTFRPNGQVSRAEFSALLVRALGRQGEATQKASAPLSVKDAADVPATLHGYVAVAIDQKIMLPSADGSFRPNASTTRAEAAGALASVMNALNKFNYVKGKFISITPSDITVSIDNQAVQSYALTPQVAIYRNDKSVAAGELKPNDQVLMLLTGPRGRAGYIEATGQ, from the coding sequence ATGAGGGGACGCACTTTGGCTGCTCTGGCGTGGATCCTGGCGGCGGCGTTAGCCGTGGTCGCTGTACCGGTCCAGGCCGCGGTGTTCTCGGACATCCAAGGCGATCCGAACCAGCGGGGGATCGAAAAGCTGGCGATCACCGGGATCGTCTCCGGGTTTCCCGACGGCACGTTCAAGCCCAGCCAGCCCATCACGCGGCTCGGAGCCGTGGCGGCTCTGGCCAGGGGGCTGGACGTCAAGGGCACGGGGTCCATCCCCCAGTACAAGGACATCTCGGAGATTCCTGACGATGTCAGGCCCGCCATCGCAGCGCTGCTGAACACCGGCGCCGTCTCGCAGCAAAAGGCCGAGCTGAAGAAGGGCAGCATCGTCTACCAGCTGGCGACGGACAAAGCGGTCTACGGCACGGAGGATCCTGTGGACCTCACGCTGACCGTCACCAACACGGGGGCGGACGACGCCAAGTTCTTGTTTCCGACGACCCAGCAGTACGATTTCATCGTCAGGCGGGGCGACGCGTTGATCGCGAAGTGGTCGCTCGGGCAGACATTCATTCAGGGGGGTCTCGATCTGATCCTGGCGGCGGGGAAATCCTTCACCTTCAACACCCGGTGGCTGCAGAAGGACCAGGACAACCACTTTGTGGGACCCGGCCCCTACGAGATCGTCGGGATGTTTACTGCGAAGGACAATCCCGTGACGGTGGCGCTGCAGTTCCAGAAGGGGCTGCTGTCGACGTTCCCCGACAATACGTTTCGCCCCAACGGGCAGGTGAGCCGCGCCGAGTTCTCGGCGCTGCTCGTGCGGGCGCTCGGCCGTCAGGGGGAGGCGACGCAGAAGGCGTCGGCGCCCCTTTCGGTCAAGGACGCGGCTGATGTCCCGGCGACGCTGCACGGCTATGTGGCCGTGGCGATCGATCAGAAGATCATGCTGCCCTCTGCCGACGGGTCCTTCCGTCCCAACGCCTCTACCACGCGCGCGGAGGCCGCTGGCGCGCTGGCGTCCGTGATGAACGCGCTCAACAAGTTCAACTATGTCAAGGGGAAATTTATCAGCATCACCCCAAGCGATATCACGGTGAGCATCGACAACCAGGCGGTCCAGAGCTACGCTCTCACACCCCAGGTGGCCATTTACCGCAACGACAAGTCGGTTGCGGCCGGCGAACTTAAGCCGAATGACCAGGTGCTGATGCTCCTCACCGGCCCCCGGGGACGGGCTGGCTACATCGAAGCCACCGGTCAGTGA